Below is a genomic region from Phragmites australis chromosome 20, lpPhrAust1.1, whole genome shotgun sequence.
TATTATTCCTAGTAATCCTATTATTCCTAGTAATTCAAGAAAAGTAAATAATCCTCCAAGATCAGTTGtcaaagggagaaaaaaaaagtcaaaaaggCTATCTAATGGAATGAATGCACAACCAAAGAAGAGGAACCAGTGCAGCATTTGTCACTCTGATAAGCACACAGCTCCCAAGTGTccgaataaaatagaaaaaagagttcCAAATGCAGAAATGCAGCTATTCATATAGCAGATTGTAGAGATATAAACATCAgaatattaatttaatttaattatgtaATGAACAATGTGTTGCTTTTATTGAACCAAAGTGATTGATGCAGTTTACTTCATATTTGAATATCAGGTTGCTTCtctgtttttgaaaaaatatacttGTACATACTATTACATTTTGCTTTTACATTTTGTAAACATGCTTGTACATTTTGTAAGCATACctgaaaactacttttacttCAACGAGCATGAAGCTACAAACAACATTCAATCAAAACATATAGGCAAAATCATGTCATAGGAAAAAGTATTCAAAAACATTTGTGAGATAAAAGGTGCAGATGGAGAGACAAAGAGAATTGTCATATCACCCTAAAAAGTTACCAAATAATGCACCTAGGGAGTACAAGTTACAGAAAATTTGCTTCTTGTTCATTGCATATATGCTTATGCAACTCATAAAAATACTTGCACATCGAATTAAATGAAATAAAAACTAGGAGATTGTAGCAGGTACCTATTCTATTTTTAGCTTGCGCTTCCAATTCACGTTATTTTTAGGGTAGTTGAGCCATTTGTATGTCAGCAACTTATGAATGTTTGGCATATATTCTTCCTTGAATGTAGGTAGGACTCGACCGTCCCAATATTCACAATGCATAAGCATATGAAATCCACAATCTTGGCTGGGGAAAAATAAGCAAATGAATTTGCAATTTGAACAGACAagagtaaaataaaaataagatggaGACATAAGTGATATTATCAACTTACTCATTGGTCTGCAAAGGGACCTGAATGTCTATTACTTCATAGGTGTCTATTTCCTTCTTTGTGTCGGGGTAGAATATTTTTCAGCACTCCTTGATTCGTGATACAAGGGTGGCACTGCAACTTGCTAGCTTTTCATCATTTAGAGACCTCATGGAGTTAAGCACCTCAAAATGCTTTGCCCGTAAGTTCAAAACCAAAAGCAAGTAGTGGCCAACTTTTTCATCCAGCCCTTTTGGTGTCCATGTTTGAAGGATAGGGAACAAGACCTATATTGTTTCCTCAAAAACATAAGCAACACAGCTTGGTACATACTGCTTGTacttaataataaaaaagaaaaaatttgagGCAAGATAGAACAAACCATTTGAAAATGATCCAAATGTTGTATACGTCTGTGGAATGCCCTTTTGACTTCAGCGTGGTCTATTTGACCGTCTTGCAAGTAAGTCTAGCAAAAAGAAATACAGAGTAAGTGCAAGCTGCATTGTTTCAAAAtgattgaaaaaaaatgaaaatgaacacGAGGAGAGAAGGAATGCATGTCATGATATTTTAGGCAAGTTGTAAGTTGGGGTTACTACTAAAAAGCAAGTATGCATGATTCTGACttatgaaaaatatgcattgtTAAAAAATGTTTCTGTAGGTAGTATAAAGCAAATATGCGAGTAATCACAAAAAATGCTTTGCACTTGACTATGTATTGCTTTCAGGGATGCTTTAAAAATACTTTATGAATACGAGACGCTAAATCAATAGTTTATTGCAAAATCAGAAAATTGTGTGATTCATTTGAACTTGCTTTTGATAATCAGGAAAAATGCTTTCAAGTTGACTATGTATTGCTTTCACAAATACCTAAAAATGCTTTCAAATCTGTAACATGTAGGACAACCGTCAACCAGTAACCACAGCCTCTCTCAACAGAAACTAAGCAGACTcgtttttctttctctccatGTCTCCCAACAATCCAACATAAACTAACCAATATACAAAATTGAACacaaattttgaagaaaaaatcagCATAAATGTAGAATGAGTTGGTACAAAAATGATAAGTAAATTCATAGAAATAGCATGTCAAAGTTATTTTGGACAGGAAAAGTTATTTTGAATACTGAGAAAAGCAAATCAGTACAATTGAATAagcaattattataaaattgaaAAGCAAATCGGACTCTGTATAAAAGCGAATCAGTAGTATTGCTAATCTAGTGCAGTAATACTACTGTTTACAGCATCTCCTAATCAATCTATCGATTAGCAAATAGTAGTATTTTTGCAGTTTATCAATAGTTTAGCAATACTACTGTAGTTGTAATAGCTTTTTGGGTACTAGTTTTAGTATTGCTGCAGTAGTATTGCTGCATGTCATGAATGAATATTTTTAGGCAAAGCAGGAACTGCAATATTTTCaagaagaaaaccaaaaaaaacttACAGCAACTCATAATGGCAGTATTCATTTTATCTGGTTTCTTCTATTGAAATTATTCAGTGCATAGATTCCAATTTCAGCAACAGTGTTCAGTAGCTTCCCCTTTGGTCTAACAGACTTTGAAAGATGAGCCAAACTAACGAAGTAGGCGAAGTAGTTGATGATAATAAGGCTGCACAaaacaataaaacttaaaaagTATCATGAACTATTTATGCAAAAGTAAAACAACGTAAATGATTGTAGAAATATGACAGCTATATTGTTGAATATGGTGGATGAAAAATGAAGATGGCATACTTTTCTGGGCTGGAACTTTGGCTGGATCTTGTAGACCTTCCACTGGCTCGGCACACAACATTGTATACCATGCATATCTCCTTACTGCAGTTGAAAGTATTCTTGCTGTTGTAATCAATATATGGAGACCGCAATGCAGCTGGCACCTTGTACATCCTCTTTGGCTGAAGTTCAAACGTAGCTGTATCAGAAATGCTTGCTCCACTAGGAGGTTCATGAACACTTGGTGCTGGGGTTCTGTCTTGAAGGTCTTCAATTAGTGACACTTCAATGTTTTTTTGGATGCTTGCTACAGATTTGTCATGTAAGTTCATGTTCCTTGAACAAGACTCATCAATTCGAACTTGCCTCTGCCTTTCAGCATCTTGTAAAAGCTTATCTAGCTCCTCAGAAGATAAATCATCTAACCAGCTATGTGTAGGGGAGCCTTGTTCAAGTGGAAGGCCTTTTGCTT
It encodes:
- the LOC133901491 gene encoding uncharacterized protein LOC133901491, producing the protein MKFIDSGSQQGEAAVHFIEKCCMADCTKEVPEAKGLPLEQGSPTHSWLDDLSSEELDKLLQDAERQRQVRIDESCSRNMNLHDKSVASIQKNIEVSLIEDLQDRTPAPSVHEPPSGASISDTATFELQPKRMYKVPAALRSPYIDYNSKNTFNCSKEICMVYNVVCRASGRSTRSSQSSSPENLIIINYFAYFVSLAHLSKSVRPKGKLLNTTYLQDGQIDHAEVKRAFHRRIQHLDHFQMVLFPILQTWTPKGLDEKVGHYLLLVLNLRAKHFEVLNSMRSLNDEKLASCSATLVSRIKEC